One stretch of Hypanus sabinus isolate sHypSab1 chromosome 29, sHypSab1.hap1, whole genome shotgun sequence DNA includes these proteins:
- the LOC132382788 gene encoding excitatory amino acid transporter 2-like translates to MTNQSDIPIPDHKLNLAELPCGSKCCNWLERNLLLLLTVLGRGGEHPNALHQPGVAETALWRTGRPGKTAQCVAGTRLPLSGSDTQKGAGKKANKLLVSILCAPGVVLGAVFGCLLRMVPDLGPNVLLLLSFPGDILMRMLKMLILPLIVSSLITGLAGLDAKSSGRMGTRALAYYMTTTIVAAALGVVLVIIIHPGNPKLRTSVSTSSKNPDVSSLDAFMDLIRNLFPENLVQACFQQVQTVLKKVPISLPEENGTPPTVNSRQAFVMKKQLEFKWGMNVLGLIGFFIAFGISMGKMGERAQVMIDFFNVLNEIIMRLVSMIMWYSPLGIASLICGKIADIKNLEAVARQLGMYMVTVIVGLIIHGGIILPSIYLLLTRKSPLTFFGGIFQAWITALGTASSAGTLPVTFRCLEENLHIDRRVTRFVLPIGATINMDGTALYEAVAAIFIAQMNGIMLDPGQIITVSLTATLASVGAASIPSAGLVTMLLILTAVGLPTQDISLLIAVDWLLDRMRTSVNVIGDSFGAGIVHHLSKRELAAIDAQHADQADLEMIKLQPSLNNEKIYKMEIKTALPYAGYNSLPTDDYEIIDSKNEGTEEDDNELEGKEEEEELKNSIETLPNCDTEKSEDVNGEDE, encoded by the exons GTCGCGGCGGAGAGCACCCTAACGCGCTGCATCAGCCGGGCGTTGCTGAAACCGCACTGTGGCGGACAGGAAGGCCAGGCAAGACAGCCCAGTGCGTCGCCGGCACCAGGCTACCGCTGTCAGGGTCAGatacacagaaaggtgctgggaaaAAGGCCAACAAA CTCCTGGTTTCGATCCTGTGTGCTCCAGGTGTGGTGCTGGGCGCCGTGTTCGGATGCCTCCTGCGCATGGTGCCCGACCTGGGCCCCAACGTTCTGCTCCTGCTCTCCTTCCCGGGAGACATCCTCATGAGGATGCTGAAGATGCTTATTCTTCCTCTCATTGTCTCCAGCCTCATCACAG GGCTAGCGGGTCTCGACGCCAAATCGAGTGGCCGGATGGGGACGCGGGCCCTGGCCTACTACATGACGACGACGATTGTCGCGGCTGCTCTCGGCGTGGTCCTGGTGATCATCATCCATCCCGGTAACCCCAAGCTCAGGACCTCGGTCAgcacgagctccaagaacccagatGTGTCGAGCCTGGATGCCTTCATGGATCTCATTCGGAATCTCTTCCCAGAAAACCTCGTGCAGGCGTGTTTCCAGCAG GTACAAACCGTCCTGAAGAAGGTCCCGATCTCCCTGCCTGAAGAG AATGGAACACCTCCAACCGTCAACAGCCGGCAGGCTTTTGTCATGAAGAAGCAATTGGAGTTCAAGTGGGGAATGAACGTTCTAG GTCTGATTGGGTTCTTCATTGCGTTTGGGATTTCCATGGGCAAGATGGGAGAAAGGGCTCAGGTGATGATCGACTTCTTCAACGTGCTGAACGAGATCATCATGAGGCTGGTTTCAATGATCatgtg GTACTCTCCTCTGGGAATCGCCTCCCTGATCTGCGGGAAGATTGCAGATATCAAGAACCTGGAGGCCGTTGCTAGGCAGCTGGGGATGTACATGGTGACGGTGATAGTAGGCCTCATCATCCATGGTGGCATCATTCTCCCTTCCATTTATTTGTTACTGACGAGGAAGAGCCCACTGACGTTCTTTGGGGGGATATTCCAAGCTTGGATCACAGCTCTAGGAACAGCGTCCAG CGCTGGCACCTTGCCCGTCACCTTCCGCTGCCTCGAGGAGAACTTGCACATCGACCGGCGGGTGACTCGCTTCGTGTTGCCCATTGGCGCCACCATTAACATGGACGGCACGGCCCTCTACGAAGCTGTGGCGGCCATCTTCATCGCTCAGATGAATGGGATCATGCTGGACCCAGGGCAGATCATTACAGTCAG CTTGACGGCCACCTTAGCCAGTGTTGGAGCTGCCAGCATTCCCAGCGCTGGCCTCGTCACCATGCTCCTGATCCTGACAGCAGTGGGTCTCCCCACCCAGGACATCAGCCTCCTCATCGCAGTTGACTGGCTGCT GGACAGGATGAGAACGTCGGTAAACGTGATCGGTGACTCCTTCGGTGCTGGCATAGTCCACCACCTCTCCAAACGTGAGCTGGCAGCCATCGACGCCCAGCACGCGGACCAGGCCGACTTGGAAATGATTAAGCTCCAACCCTCGCTCAACAAtgagaagatttacaagatgGAGATCAAAACTGCGCTTCCCTACGCAGGATACAACTCCTTGCCCACAGACGATTATGAA ATTATAGACTCCAAGAATGAAGGTACAGAGGAAGACGACAATGAGCTggagggaaaggaggaagaagaagaacTGAAGAACAGCATTGAAACCCTGCCCAACTGTGACACGGAGAAGAGTGAAGATGTGAATGGAGAGGATGAATAA